One window from the genome of Acidihalobacter ferrooxydans encodes:
- a CDS encoding DUF3800 domain-containing protein — protein sequence MNETYNIYCDESCHLENDHQPVMLLGAIWCPVGEVARLSKEVQDMKARHNAAGELKWSKVSKARLNFYLELVDWFLAEVPLHFRGLVVLHKERLNHALFNEGSHDDFYYKMYFSLLSKILSPDQRYNIYLDIKDTRSRLKLRKLGEVLCNDKYDFTSQMIGHLQNIRSHESYLLQVCDFLLGAVSYRHRGLEGNPAKVAVIQHLEKRLGRQLLYSTPLREEKFNLFLFTPREA from the coding sequence ATGAACGAAACCTATAACATCTATTGCGACGAATCCTGTCATCTGGAGAACGACCATCAGCCGGTGATGTTGCTGGGCGCTATCTGGTGCCCGGTGGGTGAGGTAGCGCGTCTGTCAAAGGAAGTCCAGGACATGAAAGCGCGGCATAATGCGGCTGGCGAGCTGAAGTGGTCAAAGGTTTCGAAAGCGCGGCTGAACTTCTATCTGGAGCTAGTGGATTGGTTTCTGGCTGAAGTGCCACTGCACTTTCGCGGCTTGGTGGTGCTGCACAAGGAGCGGCTTAACCACGCGCTATTCAATGAAGGATCGCACGACGATTTCTATTACAAGATGTACTTCTCGCTGCTGAGCAAGATTCTGAGTCCCGATCAGCGGTACAACATCTATCTGGACATCAAGGACACCCGCAGTCGCCTGAAGCTGCGCAAGCTGGGCGAGGTGTTGTGCAATGACAAATACGACTTTACCAGCCAGATGATCGGGCACTTGCAGAATATTCGTTCCCACGAATCCTATTTGCTCCAGGTGTGTGACTTTCTGCTTGGCGCAGTTTCTTATCGGCACCGGGGGCTTGAGGGTAATCCGGCAAAGGTGGCGGTTATCCAGCATCTTGAAAAGCGCTTGGGGCGCCAGTTGTTGTATTCAACGCCGTTACGCGAAGAGAAGTTCAATTTGTTTCTATTTACCCCACGGGAGGCGTGA
- a CDS encoding type I restriction endonuclease subunit R — protein sequence MSDKLTESAIEQLAIELLERQGFRYLHGAELAPDAANPERASFGDVFLEGRLRDAVARLNPPIPADAREQAVKEVVRLAVETGSSSELVTSNETFHRLLTNGVEVEYQHEGRTKGDKIWLVDFHDADANDCLVVNQFTVTAKSGHGHVNKRPDLVLFINGLPLVVIELKNAASENATVRSAFEQLQTYKNAIPGLFVANGLLVVSDGLEARMGSLSAGYTRFMAWRSADGEQQASHLVSQLKTLIQGVLRPATLLELIRHFTVFEKSRREDPKTGLTTVETVKKIAAYHQFYAVRKAVESTLHATAGDGSRKGGVVWHTQGSGKSLSMVFYVGKLVLALDNPTIVVLTDRNDLDDQLFDTFAASRQLLRQEPVQAESRDDLRDKLKVASGGIIFTTMQKFSPKDGEAIYPLLSGRRNIVVIADEAHRSQYGFKAKEVDIKDAEGNIVGKKTAYGFAKYLRDALPNATFIGFTGTPVELDDKNTPAVFGDYVDVYDIAQAVEDGATVRIYYESRLAKVRLKEDEKEALDQRFDQVMEDAADYETGFGDEDELSEKAKAKWTRLEAIVGNRQRVENVARDLVAHFEARQAIFDGKGLIVAMSRRICVELYDAIVALRPEWHDEDDVKGAIKVIMTGSSADPQVMQPHIRSKEARKAIGERLKDPDDPLKLVIVRDMWLTGFDAPCLHTLYVDKPMKGHNLMQAIARVNRVYKDKPGGLVVDYIGIASDLKKALATYTESGGKGEPTLDIDAAVHAMQEKFEVVEQMLAGFDYRRYFNADTSGKLSIILEGEEFVLGLDDGKARFTREVGLLAKAFALCVPDERAMAIKDELAFLQAVKARLAKFERGEGKSKEELDSAIRQLVDEAVVSDQVVDIFDAAGIKKPDISILSDEFMEEIKGMQHRNLALELLKKILNDEIRIRSRRNLVQSRALSEMLEGAIKRYQNNLLSAAEIIEELIELAREIRDADRRGENLGLTDDELAFYDALEVNDSAVQVLGDDQLRLIARELVDKVKQNATIDWTVKESVRSKLKVIVKRILRKYGYPPDKQALATETILKQAELLADSWTM from the coding sequence GTGTCGGACAAGTTGACGGAGTCGGCCATCGAACAACTGGCCATCGAGCTGCTGGAGCGGCAGGGCTTCCGCTACCTCCACGGCGCGGAGCTGGCGCCCGATGCGGCAAACCCGGAGCGCGCCTCCTTCGGCGATGTGTTTCTGGAGGGGCGGTTGCGGGATGCGGTGGCTCGGCTCAACCCCCCGATCCCGGCGGATGCCAGGGAGCAGGCGGTCAAGGAGGTAGTGCGCCTGGCCGTGGAAACGGGGTCGTCCAGCGAGCTGGTGACGAGCAACGAGACCTTCCACCGGCTGCTGACCAATGGGGTGGAGGTGGAGTACCAGCACGAGGGACGGACGAAGGGCGACAAGATCTGGCTGGTGGACTTCCATGATGCTGACGCCAACGATTGCCTTGTGGTCAATCAATTCACTGTAACCGCCAAGTCGGGGCACGGCCATGTCAACAAGCGCCCCGACCTGGTGCTGTTCATCAATGGTCTGCCGCTGGTGGTGATCGAGCTGAAGAACGCCGCCAGCGAGAACGCCACGGTGCGTTCTGCCTTCGAGCAGCTTCAGACCTACAAGAACGCCATTCCTGGCCTGTTCGTGGCCAACGGGCTGCTGGTCGTCTCCGATGGGCTGGAGGCGCGCATGGGATCGCTCTCCGCCGGTTACACCCGCTTCATGGCCTGGAGGTCGGCGGATGGCGAGCAGCAGGCGTCGCATCTGGTCAGCCAGTTGAAGACGCTGATTCAAGGGGTCTTGCGGCCCGCCACCCTGCTGGAGCTGATTCGCCATTTCACCGTGTTTGAGAAGTCGCGCCGGGAAGACCCCAAGACCGGCCTGACCACGGTGGAGACGGTGAAGAAGATCGCCGCCTATCACCAGTTCTATGCCGTGAGAAAAGCGGTGGAATCGACGCTACACGCGACCGCTGGCGATGGCAGCCGCAAGGGTGGTGTCGTGTGGCATACCCAGGGCAGCGGCAAGTCGTTGTCCATGGTCTTTTACGTCGGGAAGCTGGTGTTGGCGCTGGACAACCCCACCATCGTGGTGCTGACCGACCGCAACGACCTGGATGACCAGCTCTTTGACACCTTCGCCGCCAGCCGCCAATTGCTGCGCCAGGAGCCGGTGCAGGCGGAAAGCCGGGACGATCTGCGTGACAAGCTGAAGGTGGCCTCGGGCGGAATCATCTTCACGACCATGCAGAAGTTCTCGCCCAAGGACGGCGAGGCGATCTACCCGTTGCTCTCCGGTCGCCGCAACATCGTGGTGATCGCCGACGAGGCGCACCGCAGCCAGTACGGGTTCAAGGCCAAGGAGGTGGACATCAAGGATGCGGAGGGCAACATCGTTGGCAAGAAGACCGCCTATGGTTTCGCCAAATATCTGCGCGACGCGCTGCCGAACGCCACCTTCATCGGTTTTACCGGCACGCCGGTGGAGCTGGACGACAAGAATACACCCGCCGTTTTTGGCGATTACGTGGATGTCTACGACATCGCCCAGGCGGTCGAGGATGGTGCCACGGTGCGCATTTACTACGAGAGCCGCTTGGCCAAGGTGCGCCTGAAAGAGGACGAAAAGGAGGCCCTGGATCAGCGTTTCGATCAGGTCATGGAGGATGCCGCCGATTACGAGACCGGGTTTGGCGACGAGGACGAGCTGAGCGAGAAGGCCAAGGCCAAATGGACACGACTTGAGGCCATCGTGGGCAACCGGCAGCGGGTCGAGAACGTGGCCCGTGATCTGGTGGCACACTTCGAGGCGCGGCAGGCGATTTTTGACGGCAAGGGGTTGATCGTGGCCATGAGTCGGCGCATCTGTGTCGAACTCTACGATGCCATCGTCGCTTTGCGTCCTGAATGGCATGACGAGGATGACGTCAAAGGCGCGATCAAGGTGATCATGACGGGGTCCAGTGCGGACCCCCAGGTCATGCAGCCGCACATCCGCAGCAAGGAGGCGCGCAAGGCGATCGGCGAGCGACTGAAAGACCCGGACGATCCACTGAAACTGGTGATTGTGCGCGACATGTGGCTGACCGGCTTCGATGCCCCCTGTCTGCATACGCTGTATGTGGACAAGCCCATGAAGGGTCACAACCTAATGCAGGCCATCGCGCGCGTGAATCGGGTCTACAAGGACAAACCCGGTGGGTTGGTGGTGGATTACATCGGCATCGCCTCCGACCTCAAAAAGGCGCTGGCGACCTATACCGAGAGCGGGGGCAAGGGCGAACCCACTCTGGACATCGACGCTGCCGTCCATGCCATGCAGGAGAAGTTCGAGGTGGTCGAACAGATGTTGGCCGGGTTCGATTATCGCCGTTACTTCAACGCTGACACCTCCGGCAAGCTGTCGATCATCCTGGAGGGCGAGGAATTTGTTCTTGGCCTGGATGACGGCAAGGCGCGTTTTACCAGGGAGGTTGGCCTCCTGGCGAAGGCATTCGCCTTGTGCGTGCCCGACGAGCGCGCCATGGCGATCAAGGATGAGCTGGCTTTCCTCCAGGCGGTGAAGGCGCGACTGGCCAAATTCGAACGCGGTGAGGGCAAGAGCAAGGAAGAGCTGGATTCGGCTATCCGGCAGTTGGTGGACGAGGCGGTTGTCTCCGACCAGGTGGTGGACATCTTCGATGCGGCGGGTATCAAGAAGCCTGATATTTCCATTCTCTCTGACGAGTTCATGGAAGAGATCAAGGGCATGCAGCACCGGAACCTGGCCCTGGAGCTGTTGAAGAAAATTCTGAACGATGAGATCCGCATTCGCTCCAGAAGGAATCTGGTGCAGAGCAGGGCGCTGTCGGAGATGCTGGAAGGTGCCATCAAACGCTATCAGAACAACCTTCTGTCGGCCGCCGAAATCATCGAAGAACTGATCGAGCTGGCCAGGGAGATCAGGGACGCGGATCGACGCGGCGAGAACCTGGGGCTGACGGACGACGAGTTGGCCTTCTACGACGCCCTGGAAGTGAACGACAGTGCCGTGCAGGTGCTGGGCGACGATCAGCTGCGACTGATTGCTCGCGAGTTGGTGGATAAGGTGAAGCAGAACGCCACTATCGACTGGACGGTGAAGGAGAGCGTGCGCTCCAAACTGAAGGTGATCGTGAAACGGATCTTGCGTAAGTACGGCTACCCGCCAGACAAGCAGGCTTTAGCGACAGAGACCATCCTGAAGCAGGCGGAGTTGTTGGCTGATAGCTGGACTATGTGA
- a CDS encoding nucleotidyltransferase family protein, which translates to MNRQRALELLTSSKPELQARFGVTRLALFGSTARDTATSGSDVDVLVAFDGPATSKRYFGVQFYLEDLFGCPVDLVTEKALRPELRPYIEQERVYV; encoded by the coding sequence ATGAACAGACAACGTGCACTGGAGTTGCTGACCAGCAGCAAGCCGGAGTTGCAGGCTCGTTTCGGCGTGACCCGGCTGGCCCTGTTCGGCTCCACCGCTCGCGATACGGCAACCAGCGGCAGCGATGTCGATGTGCTGGTCGCCTTCGACGGTCCGGCCACCTCCAAGCGTTACTTCGGCGTGCAGTTCTACCTGGAGGACCTGTTCGGCTGTCCGGTTGATCTGGTCACCGAAAAGGCGTTGCGGCCGGAGTTGCGCCCCTACATTGAACAGGAGCGGGTCTATGTCTGA
- a CDS encoding helix-turn-helix domain-containing protein yields the protein MIGITTTQSLGHAVRAARKHLGLTQAEVALAAGVGLRFIVELEAGKPTLRLSMCCGSSMLLAANSK from the coding sequence ATGATTGGCATCACGACGACACAAAGCCTTGGGCACGCCGTTCGGGCCGCTCGGAAACATCTTGGCCTCACCCAAGCGGAGGTGGCTCTAGCCGCTGGCGTGGGGCTGCGGTTCATCGTCGAGTTGGAAGCGGGCAAGCCCACGCTCCGGCTTAGCATGTGCTGCGGGTCGTCGATGCTCTTGGCGGCGAACTCAAAGTGA
- a CDS encoding restriction endonuclease subunit S: protein MSQLETVELESVGRIVTGKTPPSSIEGAFGGDVPFITPSDMDGRKWIDTTDRYLTEVGVSTVKSSLVPKGAVAVSCIGSDMGKVVMVAKDSVTNQQINSIIVDEARYVPEYIYYVLLPRQKELKDLASGSATPILSKGLFSRVTVDLLPFHSQQAIAEILSSLDEKIELNRKQNRSLEAIAQALFKRWFVEFEFPDENGRPYRSSGGAMQPSELGEIPVGWEVGCIGDFVEHKKDGINPGDQPDELFFHFSIPNFDDGQAAKPELGGTILSNKYLVAPDSILVSKLNPRFPRIWPVFGVPGERSVCSTEFQVLSPGEGAFGFVLCLLKSPLVASEMVSRASGTSGSHQRINPDDLLSIEVIKPMEDVIERFHLAVLDGIRKAQANLEQNRVLGEVRDTLLPKLMSGELRVA from the coding sequence ATGAGTCAACTCGAAACGGTTGAGCTGGAGAGTGTAGGCCGGATCGTTACAGGGAAGACTCCCCCTTCTTCGATAGAAGGCGCTTTTGGCGGTGATGTTCCGTTTATCACTCCTTCTGATATGGATGGCAGGAAATGGATTGATACCACCGATCGTTATTTGACTGAAGTCGGAGTCAGCACTGTAAAGAGTTCCTTGGTGCCGAAAGGCGCTGTTGCGGTTTCCTGTATCGGTTCCGATATGGGAAAGGTCGTGATGGTTGCAAAAGATAGCGTAACAAATCAGCAAATAAATTCGATCATTGTCGATGAAGCAAGGTATGTTCCCGAATACATTTATTACGTTCTACTGCCTCGCCAGAAGGAGCTGAAGGATTTAGCAAGTGGTTCCGCAACGCCGATTCTGAGCAAGGGGCTTTTTTCGAGAGTTACCGTAGATTTACTTCCTTTTCATTCACAGCAAGCCATCGCCGAAATCCTCTCCTCCCTCGACGAAAAAATCGAACTCAACCGCAAGCAGAACCGCAGCCTGGAGGCCATCGCCCAGGCGCTGTTCAAACGCTGGTTCGTGGAGTTCGAATTCCCCGACGAAAACGGCCGCCCCTACAGATCAAGCGGCGGCGCCATGCAGCCCTCCGAGCTGGGGGAGATTCCGGTGGGGTGGGAGGTTGGCTGTATCGGTGATTTTGTTGAACACAAGAAGGACGGAATCAATCCTGGCGACCAGCCTGATGAGCTGTTTTTCCATTTCAGCATCCCTAACTTCGACGACGGCCAAGCAGCGAAGCCGGAACTTGGCGGCACAATCTTGAGCAACAAGTATTTGGTGGCCCCGGACTCTATTCTCGTCTCGAAACTTAATCCAAGATTTCCGAGGATATGGCCGGTCTTCGGGGTTCCTGGTGAGCGATCTGTTTGTTCCACTGAGTTTCAAGTTCTATCGCCAGGCGAAGGCGCATTTGGATTCGTTCTCTGTCTTCTGAAGTCACCTCTTGTTGCATCGGAAATGGTATCGAGGGCATCGGGGACGAGCGGTAGTCACCAACGCATCAACCCGGATGATCTTCTTTCCATAGAGGTGATTAAGCCAATGGAGGATGTCATTGAGCGTTTTCATTTGGCCGTTCTCGACGGCATTCGTAAAGCGCAGGCGAACTTGGAACAAAATCGAGTGCTAGGTGAAGTGCGAGATACCCTTCTACCAAAACTGATGTCCGGCGAACTCAGGGTGGCGTGA
- a CDS encoding helix-turn-helix transcriptional regulator, which produces MDVVHLNQKQLAARWNISEATLERWRSVGIGPKFLKLCGRVAYRQVDIEAYEESCLQISTSQSVAAHAQSS; this is translated from the coding sequence ATGGACGTCGTACACCTCAATCAAAAACAACTTGCCGCCCGCTGGAACATCAGCGAGGCCACCCTGGAGCGCTGGCGCAGCGTCGGGATCGGACCAAAATTCCTGAAGCTCTGTGGCCGGGTGGCTTACCGCCAGGTCGACATCGAAGCCTACGAGGAGTCGTGCTTGCAGATTTCAACCAGCCAGTCGGTCGCGGCGCATGCCCAGTCCAGCTGA
- a CDS encoding type I restriction-modification system subunit M: protein MARPAAKAKEQEPLEKTLWKSADRLRKNMDAAEYKHVVLGLIFLKYISDAFEELHAKLTAGDGDYAGADPEDADEYRAENVFFVPANARWSYLQARAKLPEIGKDVDDAMEAIEKENPTLKGVLPKQYARQNLDKASLGALIDMVGKIGLGDATARSQDILGRVYEYFLGEFAAAEGKKGGQFYTPGSIVKTLVNMLEPYQGRVYDPCCGSGGMFVQAEKLVEAHQGRIDDISIYGQESNQTTYRLCRMNLAIRGIDGSNVRWNGEGSFLNDAHKDMKAEYIIANPPFNDSDWSGELLRDDPRWQFGVPPTGNANFAWMQHMIYHLAPTGTLGLVLANGSLSSNSGGEGEIRKAIVEAKLVDCIVALPDKLFYNTGIPACLWFISRDRRNHNFRNREDEILFIDARNLGEMITRRNRDFTDADIARIADTYHAWRNKDGGYEDEQGFCKAANLEEVRKHNHVLTPGRYVGIPDEEDDGVPFEEKMAMFTAELAEQMAQGETLDVRIRENLAKVGFGL from the coding sequence ATGGCCAGACCTGCTGCCAAAGCCAAAGAACAAGAACCCCTGGAAAAGACCCTCTGGAAGAGCGCCGACCGGCTGCGCAAGAACATGGATGCCGCCGAGTACAAACACGTGGTGCTCGGGCTGATCTTCCTCAAGTACATCTCCGACGCCTTCGAGGAGTTGCACGCCAAGCTGACCGCCGGCGACGGTGACTACGCCGGGGCTGACCCGGAGGATGCCGACGAGTACCGGGCGGAGAATGTCTTCTTCGTTCCCGCCAACGCGCGTTGGTCTTATCTCCAGGCCCGGGCCAAGCTGCCGGAGATCGGCAAGGACGTGGACGATGCCATGGAGGCGATCGAGAAGGAGAACCCCACCCTCAAGGGGGTGCTGCCCAAGCAGTACGCCCGCCAGAACCTGGACAAGGCGAGTCTCGGCGCGCTGATCGACATGGTCGGCAAGATCGGCCTGGGCGACGCCACGGCCCGCAGCCAGGACATCCTGGGCCGGGTCTATGAATACTTCCTCGGTGAGTTTGCCGCCGCCGAGGGCAAGAAGGGCGGCCAGTTCTACACCCCCGGCAGCATCGTCAAGACCCTGGTCAACATGCTCGAACCCTACCAGGGGCGGGTCTACGATCCCTGCTGTGGCTCCGGCGGCATGTTCGTGCAGGCCGAGAAACTGGTCGAGGCCCACCAGGGGCGCATTGACGACATCTCTATCTACGGCCAGGAGTCCAACCAGACCACCTATCGCCTTTGCCGCATGAACCTGGCTATTCGCGGCATCGACGGCTCCAACGTGCGCTGGAATGGCGAGGGCAGCTTCCTCAACGATGCCCACAAGGACATGAAGGCCGAGTACATCATCGCCAACCCGCCCTTCAATGATTCCGACTGGTCGGGCGAGCTGCTGCGCGACGACCCGCGCTGGCAGTTCGGCGTGCCCCCCACCGGCAACGCCAACTTCGCCTGGATGCAGCACATGATCTACCACCTCGCCCCCACCGGGACGCTGGGGCTGGTGCTGGCCAATGGCTCGCTATCGTCCAACAGCGGCGGCGAGGGCGAGATCCGCAAGGCCATCGTCGAGGCCAAGCTGGTGGACTGCATCGTCGCCCTGCCCGACAAGCTGTTCTACAACACCGGCATCCCCGCCTGTCTCTGGTTTATCTCCCGCGACCGGCGCAACCATAATTTCCGCAACCGGGAAGACGAAATCCTCTTCATCGACGCCCGCAACCTGGGCGAGATGATCACCCGCCGAAACCGTGACTTCACGGATGCGGACATCGCCCGTATCGCCGACACCTACCACGCCTGGAGAAACAAGGATGGCGGTTACGAGGACGAACAGGGCTTCTGCAAGGCCGCCAATCTGGAGGAGGTGCGCAAGCACAACCATGTACTGACGCCAGGGCGTTATGTGGGCATTCCCGACGAAGAGGATGACGGGGTGCCCTTTGAGGAGAAGATGGCTATGTTCACCGCCGAACTGGCTGAACAGATGGCGCAGGGGGAGACGCTGGATGTGCGGATTCGGGAGAACCTGGCGAAGGTGGGGTTTGGGCTATGA
- a CDS encoding Fic family protein: MLKTDTLQITPEILSLIARIDEFKGAWRALGTLAPDRLSALRRVATIESIGSSTRIEGSKLSDREVEQLLSNLEIKSFATRDEQEVAGYAELMDLVFASWQDIPFTENHIKQLHQILLRYSEKDTWHRGNYKTNSNSVAAFDETGAQIGIVFQTASPFDTPRLMTELVAWVNQERETARLHPLLIIALCVVVFLEIHPFQDGNGRLSRVLTTLLLLQAGYAYVPYSSLESVIEQSKEAYYLALRQTQGTIRTDAPNWQPWLVFFLRSLAEQVRRLEKKVEREKIVLAAMPELQLQIVEFAREHGRVTIGEAIKLTGASRNTLKQHFRALVERGTLNQHGSGRGVWYALR; this comes from the coding sequence ATGCTGAAAACCGACACCCTCCAGATCACCCCGGAGATCCTGAGCCTCATTGCCAGGATCGACGAGTTCAAGGGCGCCTGGCGCGCCTTGGGCACGCTCGCGCCCGACCGGCTGTCGGCCCTGCGCCGCGTGGCCACCATCGAGAGCATCGGCTCATCGACCCGCATCGAGGGCAGCAAGCTGTCCGACCGGGAAGTGGAGCAGCTGCTGTCGAACCTGGAGATCAAATCCTTCGCGACCCGTGACGAGCAGGAAGTGGCCGGCTATGCCGAGCTGATGGACCTGGTGTTCGCGTCCTGGCAGGACATCCCCTTCACCGAGAACCATATCAAGCAGCTGCACCAGATCCTGCTGCGCTACAGCGAGAAGGACACCTGGCATCGCGGCAACTACAAGACCAACTCGAACAGCGTCGCCGCCTTCGACGAGACCGGCGCGCAGATTGGCATCGTGTTCCAGACCGCCTCACCCTTCGACACGCCTCGCCTGATGACGGAGCTGGTGGCATGGGTGAACCAGGAGCGCGAGACGGCCAGGCTGCATCCGCTATTGATCATCGCCCTGTGCGTCGTCGTGTTCCTGGAGATTCACCCTTTCCAGGACGGCAACGGGCGGCTCTCTCGCGTGCTGACCACACTCCTGCTGCTGCAGGCCGGGTACGCCTATGTGCCTTACAGCTCGCTGGAGAGCGTGATCGAGCAGAGCAAGGAAGCCTACTACCTGGCGCTGCGCCAGACGCAGGGCACGATCCGCACCGATGCACCGAACTGGCAGCCGTGGCTGGTGTTCTTCCTGCGCTCCCTGGCCGAGCAGGTTAGGCGGCTGGAGAAGAAGGTCGAGCGCGAGAAGATCGTACTGGCGGCCATGCCGGAACTGCAGCTACAGATCGTCGAGTTTGCCCGCGAGCACGGCCGCGTCACCATCGGCGAGGCCATCAAGCTGACCGGGGCCAGCCGCAACACGCTCAAGCAGCATTTCCGTGCGTTGGTGGAGCGCGGCACGCTGAACCAGCATGGCAGCGGCCGTGGCGTCTGGTACGCCCTGCGCTGA